TTTGGATTTCCCTAGTCTATAATCACGCCGGGATCTCTTCTAATGGAACTCATTTGGTCTATGGCTTCACTACCCCTCACATACCATTTTTTAGTTTGCGGAACTTCTGGAAACTAAAAACTACCACAGTAAGATAGATGGGACTAGTAAAATCAGCAAAACTCAAGTCCCTGCCAACCTCTTGAAGGAGGGTAATTTTCTGCTTACGAAATCGATGCTCTAATCGTTTATTTTGATGCCAATACTACTGCTTtagtttctctttcatttaacaGTTCCAACAGTCATGGAGAAGCGCCTTCAGGAAGCCCAGCTATACAAGGAGGAAGGAAACCAGCGCTACCGGGAAGGGAAGTACCGAGATGCTGTGAAGAGGTACCATCGTGCCCTTCTTCAGCTGCGGGGTCTGGACCCAAGTCTGCCTTCCCCTATACCCAACCTGGGACCTCAGGGCCCAGCTCTCACACCGGAGCAAGAAAATATACTGCACACCGTCCAGACCGACTGCTACAACAACCTAGCTGGTaagtatgggggtggggtggggtgggaagggcaTGGCAGAGCAGAGCATCAAGACAAATACCAcaggaccaggcagtggtggagcatgtctttaatcccagtactcaagagatAGTTCGaatacagagagagttccaagacagtcacggctacacaagaaaccctgtcacaaaaggcaaaacaaacaaaatcattaaGCCCTGTGAACATTGGAAAAAGACGTTCCTTTTCGATGCCACCTGGTTATTTAGCAATGGATTAAAACCTGTTTCCAATCTGTAGAGTACTCTAAAAGCAGGCAGGACTTCTCCAACCTCACCTGAAGCTACTACTTACTGGGCTCTAAACCCCAGATATCTTGATTTAGTGGACCTAGGGTAGGACTACCAATGGGTTTATCTGGAGGAATGTTGCCATCACCTGtactccagcactggggaagatCAAGTAGAAAAATGGCTTCAAGTTTGAGATCCAGACTAGCCTGTGATATGTGGTaataccctatctcaaacaataagaataaattgaaaaaatggaaatagtcACAGTGCTGGGGATGTTCCATTTCAGAAAGGATGGTTACCTAGGATTCATAGTTGTGACATTTATGACATAGAATGTCAGGTGTTAGATCACTACACACTGATCTATGTAAGTGTCACAACAGTTCTTTCAGATTAGTTTAAGGAAATCATCGAGTATATAGTAACAAGTAGATTTAAAATTATACCCAAACAGTCTTAATTCCCAGAGCTTAAATGCCTTATTACAAGATTCagtgccttttaaaaaaatagaaaatgttaaaaaaaaaatagagactgTACTAAGGAATTTGCCAAAGATCAACTTTCCTAGAGAAGCCTTCAATAGTCAAGCAACAGTTTAATTGTACTTATTCTCTAgcagttttattttcttcaaagtatatttaaaatttatttgtttgtgtatacTTCCCACTTTGTGGTGCAGTATTTAATCATTGCTTGGACTCAGTTGCTGCTGAATAGAGATCAGCGAAGCCTTATATCCTAGAGTACTTTCCCTAAGCTGGTAAAATCCTGCCTCAAAGCCGGTGCCCAGAGGTAGAGTGGGACAATAGGACTGAGTGCAGTACATCTTATCTAGTGTCCTCACTAAGCTGTTAAATCAGATCTCTCCTCTCTAAGCTCCAAGgctagagaggtgactcagtagtTAGGAACTTTGGCTCCTCTAGCAAaggatcagagttcaattcccagcacctacataataatttacaactatctgtaactcaagGGATATGACTCCGCCCCCTCTTACCTCCCCAAGCACTAGGCACATACATGGTTCAAATACATAAAtagaggcaaaacactcataagaGTGAATATGTAGGCTTGTTAATGGCATCATTATACCTGAATCTCTGCCACCAAACATGATTTcgttatgttttatatatttaattatttttaattcccATAGCTGTTAAATAGAATGTCTTTcccttttttgcttttaaaaaataattagttttgggggctggtgagatggctcagtggttaagagcactcactgactgctcttccggaggtcctgagttcaaatcccagcaaccacatggtggctcataaccatctgtaatgaggttggatgccctcttctggtgtgttcaaagacagtgacagtgtactcacaaataataaataaatatatctaaaaaaaaattaattagttttaattatttgtCCTTTGATATGtgtctgtgggtatgtgcacTTGTCAAGGTAGATGCCTATgatgtccagaagagggcacgggtggttgtgagccatccagtACGGGTGCTTAAAAGCAAACCTGGGCCCTCCGCAAGAGCAATGTCTGCTCTTTACCACCAAGCCATCACTCCATCCCCTTTTATTTTTGGTGAtagtggggattgaactcagagcttAAATATGTCAGGCGGTCAATCAGTCTACTGAGCTACAACCCTTTAAGGGAGAACATTGTCTTGAATGTCGcttcctcaaagcccaccccccagtgacacacttcctccagcaaagcaccacacctcctaatcctgccCAAGTAGCATGGCTCCCTGGTGACtcagcattcaaacatatgaacctgtaagggccattctcattcagaccaccacactgaggatgaccttggattcttaaccctcctgcctctgcctcccaagagtttgaattacaggtatgcaccactatgccGATAGagtcttaaataaaaaaataaagtctaggGACTGCAGAGACGGCTTACCAGTTAAATAGTACGTATTGCTGTTACAGAGCCCTTGGGTTTGGTTCagcacctacccacccacccacacagcgGCTCTTATagtcatctgtaactctggttccaggacCTGACCCCTGTCATGACCACTTTGGGCTCCTACATGCATATGATCCACATTTATgcacacaaaatgaaacaaataaactttgtattttatcatgtatgtacacacactcaaGCATGGCATGATACATGTGTTATGAATGTCAAAAGAAAACttgtggccgggcggtggtggtacacgcctttaattccatcacttgggaggcagaggcaggtggatttctgagttcgaggctagcctggtctacaaagtgagttcaggacagccagggctacaaggagagaccctgtctcaaaaaaaaaaaaaaagaaagaaagaaagaaagaaaagaaaacttgtgTAAGTCACTTCTCTTTCCCAGGGATCAAATACAAGTCAtcacccttggaggccagaggcctcaccactgagccagcttgtcagCCACAACTTTATATCTCTGGTTCCTAGGTGAGGGTTTAGATATGGGAGACACTTAATCGTCAGTGAAGAAATGAAAGCTGTGAGCTGAGCAGTGGAATCGTCTATATAATATGCcctccttctttttccctttaacTGGGCCCATTAGCCTGTCTCCTCCAGATGGAGCCAGTGAACTATGAACGAGTGAGGGAATACAGTCAGAAAGTCCTAGAACGACAACCTGACAACGCCAAGGCCCTGTATCGGGCTGGGGTGGCCTTCTTCCACCTGCAAGACTATGACCAGGCTCGACACTACCTGCTGGCTGCTGTCAACAGGCAACCGAAAGGTAAGTGAATGAAAGGGACATAAAGAGTTGaacatatataaaattgttttcagtaCAAAGATGtgatcagccgggcggtggtggcgcacgcctgtaatcccagcacttgggaggcagaggcaggcggatttctgagttcaaggccagcctggtctacagagtgagttccagagctttgtgtagccagagctacacaaagatgTGATCAGGGATTAAGATGATAATGCTAATTGCTGGGTAATT
This portion of the Apodemus sylvaticus chromosome 1, mApoSyl1.1, whole genome shotgun sequence genome encodes:
- the Ttc9c gene encoding tetratricopeptide repeat protein 9C; the encoded protein is MEKRLQEAQLYKEEGNQRYREGKYRDAVKRYHRALLQLRGLDPSLPSPIPNLGPQGPALTPEQENILHTVQTDCYNNLAACLLQMEPVNYERVREYSQKVLERQPDNAKALYRAGVAFFHLQDYDQARHYLLAAVNRQPKDANVRRYLQLTQSELSSYHRKEKQLYLGMFG